The following nucleotide sequence is from Mycobacterium sp. Z3061.
GACGTCATGGAGACCTGGGATGCGATACGTGCACGACGCAATGTGCGCCAGTACACGGCGCAGCCGGTTGCAGAGACCGACCTGGAGCGCATCGTGGAGGCGGGATGGCGGGCGCCGTCGGCGAAGAACCGCCAACCGTGGGACTTCATCGTGGTCACCGATCCTGCTCAGCTGCAAGAACTCTCGACGGTCTGGATGGGCGCCGGTCACCTCGCCGGCGCCGCAGCCGCGATCGTTCTGGTGATTCCGGCCCCGCCGGATGAGCGCAGAAAGCTCATCGATCAATATGACATCGGTCAGGCGACGATGGCGATGATGCTGGCGGCCACCGACCTGGGTATCGGC
It contains:
- a CDS encoding nitroreductase family protein; the protein is METWDAIRARRNVRQYTAQPVAETDLERIVEAGWRAPSAKNRQPWDFIVVTDPAQLQELSTVWMGAGHLAGAAAAIVLVIPAPPDERRKLIDQYDIGQATMAMMLAATDLGIGTGHSSVGDQDRARAILGVPDDHLVAYMLGVGHPADRPLTPIRKPNRRPLHEVVHHGRW